In Bacillota bacterium, a single window of DNA contains:
- a CDS encoding TrkH family potassium uptake protein produces the protein MNTRLVGNVVASLVLILGMLNIIPLAVSIAHGGPDTSAFSMSGLVTVGAGGAGKLLTRGCRGRFGHKEAMAVTSLGWVACAIFGALPFLLFGTFSTFSDAVFEAMSGLTTTGATVLSDIEAQPRGILFWRAFLHWLGGMGIIVLSLALLPSFQVGGMQLFRAEVPGPVPERLEPRVRETAKRLWVIYAGLSAAEALLLWAFGMSFFDAVTHTFATTATGGFSTASKSVEAWNSVAIEIIIIVFMFLAGANFTLHYRVLRGNLGSFRRDSEFRTYAGIAIGATFLIAINLFTNSVYDLGQSLRLSAFQVTSVLTTTGFTTADFDAWPSLSRIILFFLMFIGGSAGSTGGAVKVARIAILFKHAGSELMRVIHPRRVGVPTLSGRPVSDEVVSSVLAFIFIYVAVFVLGVLAVSAAGLDPVSSFGAVAATLGNVGPGFGLVGPAGNYGFLPDLTKWILILCMLIGRLEIYTVLGLLLPGFWRRT, from the coding sequence TTGAACACAAGACTGGTCGGCAATGTCGTGGCCAGCCTGGTCCTGATCCTGGGGATGCTCAACATTATCCCCCTAGCGGTCTCAATTGCGCATGGGGGGCCGGATACGTCCGCCTTCTCCATGTCCGGCCTCGTGACAGTCGGGGCCGGGGGGGCAGGGAAACTGCTGACGAGAGGGTGCAGAGGTCGATTCGGCCACAAGGAAGCAATGGCAGTTACATCCCTGGGCTGGGTCGCCTGTGCTATCTTCGGGGCGTTGCCGTTCCTTCTTTTCGGAACGTTCTCCACATTCTCAGACGCGGTGTTCGAGGCCATGTCCGGGTTGACAACCACAGGGGCCACTGTCCTTTCGGACATCGAGGCTCAACCCCGCGGCATACTCTTCTGGAGGGCGTTCCTGCACTGGCTCGGCGGGATGGGCATCATCGTCCTCTCACTGGCGCTTCTCCCAAGCTTCCAGGTGGGGGGAATGCAGTTATTTCGGGCAGAGGTGCCCGGGCCCGTTCCAGAGCGCCTTGAACCCAGGGTCCGCGAGACAGCCAAGCGGCTGTGGGTGATCTACGCGGGACTATCCGCCGCGGAAGCCCTCCTTTTGTGGGCTTTCGGCATGTCGTTCTTCGATGCCGTCACGCACACCTTCGCAACCACGGCGACTGGAGGCTTTTCCACTGCGTCCAAGAGCGTCGAGGCGTGGAATTCCGTGGCCATCGAGATCATCATCATAGTCTTCATGTTCCTCGCAGGCGCCAATTTCACACTGCACTACCGGGTGCTCCGGGGCAATCTCGGATCCTTCAGGCGGGATTCCGAGTTCCGGACGTATGCCGGGATAGCCATCGGAGCCACCTTCTTGATTGCGATCAACCTCTTCACCAACTCCGTCTATGACTTAGGGCAATCCCTCCGTTTGTCTGCATTCCAGGTGACGTCCGTCCTCACTACGACCGGGTTTACCACTGCAGACTTCGACGCCTGGCCATCCTTGAGCCGGATCATCCTGTTCTTCCTCATGTTCATCGGAGGAAGCGCGGGGTCAACGGGGGGAGCGGTGAAGGTCGCCCGGATTGCCATCCTTTTCAAGCATGCCGGGAGCGAATTGATGCGCGTCATTCATCCAAGGCGGGTTGGGGTCCCGACCCTGAGCGGGCGGCCGGTCTCTGATGAGGTCGTCAGTTCAGTCTTGGCATTCATATTCATTTACGTGGCCGTGTTCGTTCTCGGCGTTCTTGCAGTGTCGGCTGCCGGACTGGACCCCGTGAGCTCTTTCGGTGCAGTAGCTGCGACACTGGGAAACGTTGGGCCCGGGTTCGGGCTGGTCGGACCAGCTGGCAACTACGGGTTCCTGCCTGACCTCACCAAGTGGATTCTGATCTTGTGCATGCTCATAGGAAGACTCGAGATCTACACAGTGTTGGGATTGCTTCTGCCCGGGTTCTGGCGCAGAACGTAA
- the trkA gene encoding Trk system potassium transporter TrkA → MRIVIVGAGKLGYELAKRLSQENRDVVVLDRDPERLREIDRNLDVMAVDGNGCSPRVLDQAGVAEAKLVIAVTRSDEVNMLTCLLAKRAGAQTTVARVRNPGYELDGNGATLGHRLGIDLTVNPEHQAAIEMARLLKTPNASEIDYLAGGRVQLGSFVVDEGSSLVHTPVRDLNITVNTLVAIMRDGEAVIPRGNTSILPGDRLFLVGRPGVLSLVGLRAGKEAGVLRKVCVIGGTEVGYYLARALEPFSAHGVHVKVIEKDHERCRALAVAFPQITVIHADATRLEVLDEEGVGESSAVAVTTDEDQANLLTGYILKRMGVRRVVVSLKQEEYLPFTSRMDLDGTVVPRLIAAGAILKMVRGGHVVSLALLREANAEVVEVVVNEGCRACQQAIKDIALPEGAVIGSVVRNGHVIAPRGDTRIAPGDHVIVFALEPVVSAVEQLFE, encoded by the coding sequence GTGAGGATTGTCATCGTAGGCGCGGGGAAGCTCGGTTATGAGCTGGCAAAGAGGCTCTCCCAGGAGAATCGTGACGTTGTAGTACTGGACCGGGACCCAGAAAGGCTTCGAGAGATAGATCGAAACCTCGATGTAATGGCGGTGGATGGGAACGGGTGTTCTCCCCGCGTGTTGGATCAAGCGGGGGTCGCCGAAGCGAAGCTCGTCATCGCCGTCACCCGCAGTGATGAAGTGAACATGCTCACATGTCTTTTAGCGAAACGCGCCGGGGCTCAGACCACCGTGGCGCGGGTTCGGAACCCCGGGTACGAACTTGACGGTAATGGCGCCACCCTCGGCCATCGGCTGGGCATCGACCTGACTGTAAACCCCGAGCACCAGGCTGCTATAGAAATGGCGCGCCTGCTCAAGACGCCGAACGCTTCGGAGATAGACTATCTCGCCGGGGGACGGGTGCAACTCGGGTCGTTCGTGGTGGACGAAGGATCGTCGCTCGTCCACACTCCGGTGCGAGATCTTAACATCACCGTGAACACCCTGGTTGCTATCATGCGCGATGGCGAGGCGGTGATACCGCGCGGTAACACGTCTATCCTGCCCGGTGACCGCCTTTTCCTCGTGGGCAGGCCCGGAGTCCTGTCCCTGGTTGGGTTGAGGGCGGGGAAGGAGGCAGGCGTCCTTCGGAAGGTCTGCGTGATCGGCGGCACTGAAGTTGGGTACTATCTTGCCCGTGCCCTGGAGCCATTCTCCGCTCACGGTGTCCATGTGAAGGTCATCGAAAAGGACCATGAGCGCTGCCGGGCGCTGGCCGTCGCTTTTCCGCAGATCACGGTGATCCATGCGGATGCGACGCGCCTAGAGGTGCTCGATGAAGAAGGAGTCGGTGAGTCCAGCGCGGTGGCGGTTACGACCGATGAGGATCAGGCAAACCTCCTGACCGGTTACATCCTCAAGCGTATGGGAGTCAGGCGGGTCGTTGTATCTTTGAAGCAAGAGGAATACCTGCCTTTCACCTCCAGGATGGATTTAGACGGGACGGTGGTTCCCAGGCTGATCGCGGCAGGCGCCATTCTCAAGATGGTGAGAGGAGGCCACGTAGTTTCCCTGGCCCTGCTTCGCGAGGCCAACGCCGAAGTTGTCGAGGTGGTCGTGAACGAGGGCTGCCGGGCGTGTCAACAGGCAATAAAGGATATCGCCTTGCCGGAGGGAGCAGTCATAGGCAGCGTGGTCAGGAACGGACACGTGATAGCGCCCCGTGGAGACACCAGGATTGCCCCAGGCGACCACGTGATCGTGTTCGCCCTCGAGCCGGTGGTCAGTGCGGTCGAGCAACTGTTCGAGTAA